One segment of Cetobacterium sp. NK01 DNA contains the following:
- a CDS encoding nucleoside recognition domain-containing protein produces MINAIWLGLILIGIIISMFTGNVQAVTDSVISSSKTAVEIAIGLIGIMSFWLGLMKVAEEAGLVRALGRGLRPIMKRLFPEIPEDHPAVGSIVANVAANFFGLGNAATPLGIKAMQELQELNDNKEEATNAMVLFLAINTSSVTLISSSVIAYRAAANSANVTEIIAPTIIATAISTVVAVISCKVLQKLPTFKRETILKSDSTGGDK; encoded by the coding sequence ATGATAAACGCGATATGGTTAGGACTTATATTAATTGGAATTATCATTTCTATGTTTACAGGAAATGTACAAGCAGTAACAGATTCTGTTATATCATCATCAAAAACAGCAGTAGAGATAGCAATTGGACTTATTGGAATAATGTCCTTTTGGTTAGGGTTGATGAAAGTTGCAGAAGAGGCTGGATTAGTAAGAGCTTTAGGGAGAGGTCTAAGACCAATAATGAAAAGATTATTTCCTGAAATTCCAGAGGATCACCCAGCAGTTGGAAGTATTGTTGCCAATGTAGCTGCAAACTTTTTTGGACTTGGGAATGCAGCAACACCTTTAGGAATAAAAGCGATGCAAGAGTTACAAGAGCTAAATGATAACAAAGAGGAAGCTACAAATGCAATGGTATTATTTTTAGCAATAAATACATCATCAGTTACTCTTATCTCTTCAAGTGTAATAGCTTATAGAGCAGCAGCAAACTCTGCTAATGTAACTGAAATAATTGCTCCTACAATTATAGCGACGGCTATATCAACCGTAGTTGCAGTTATATCATGTAAAGTTTTACAAAAATTACCAACTTTTAAAAGAGAAACGATTTTAAAATCAGATAGTACAGGAGGAGATAAATAA
- a CDS encoding ABC transporter permease codes for MKKNRAYSYIYLILWVIPLIFFIKDFFHFEEIRSLEFYEYFQLFKISFTQGILSVIFSTIIAIIPAYYMSYKKNFFTKMLEGLIFIPFFFPTISTVVAFTLIFNLPIFKHFSILYTLKAIICANIFYNSPIMIKYLSEGMRNIPKNIIEAGKIDGLNEIGIFFKIKLPLMFPQVFRGMFLVFIYTFASFGIVLALGGIRYSNLEVEIANTLLRDANFSKALVLGMIQFFFLIVLNLMGDIYPPYELRDEYREKKVSLMTSIFSVVYLVLECSVVLMGIFYGFYNYYIGKFSLEGFYRLFSEDFNIYYPVLQGIRNSLLLASITPIFVIIFTYLLLKNFTKVTSAIVFSTMGFSSAFLGIALIYINILYDIKLWILLVIGYFLVTVPVAYSFMYQYVREFPKDILDLAKIDALSPLKTFLLVECPILKNIFLGTYLQIFAIILGEFTISYSMQLGRDFPTIALVNYSLFSDKKLLEGAALSSVNIIIVVVLFYLSNKITEKE; via the coding sequence ATGAAAAAGAATAGAGCCTATAGTTATATATATCTTATTCTATGGGTAATCCCTCTAATATTTTTTATAAAGGATTTTTTTCATTTTGAAGAAATCAGAAGTTTAGAATTTTACGAATATTTTCAACTTTTTAAGATTTCATTTACTCAAGGTATATTATCAGTTATTTTTTCTACAATAATAGCTATAATACCTGCGTATTATATGAGTTATAAGAAAAACTTCTTTACTAAGATGTTAGAGGGATTGATATTTATTCCATTTTTCTTTCCTACAATATCTACAGTAGTTGCATTTACACTAATATTTAATTTACCAATTTTTAAGCACTTTAGTATTTTATACACTTTAAAAGCTATAATATGTGCAAATATTTTTTATAATAGTCCGATCATGATAAAGTATTTAAGTGAAGGTATGAGAAATATTCCTAAAAATATTATTGAGGCGGGAAAAATAGATGGTTTAAATGAAATTGGAATTTTTTTTAAGATTAAATTACCATTAATGTTTCCACAAGTTTTTAGAGGAATGTTTTTAGTTTTTATATATACTTTTGCTTCTTTTGGAATAGTTCTTGCATTAGGAGGTATTAGATACTCTAATTTAGAGGTTGAAATAGCTAATACACTTTTAAGAGATGCAAATTTTTCAAAAGCACTTGTTTTAGGTATGATTCAATTTTTCTTTTTAATTGTCTTAAATCTAATGGGAGATATCTATCCCCCTTATGAATTAAGGGATGAATATAGAGAGAAAAAAGTATCTTTAATGACATCTATCTTCTCTGTTGTTTATTTAGTTTTAGAGTGTTCAGTTGTTTTGATGGGGATATTTTATGGCTTTTATAACTATTATATTGGGAAGTTTTCTTTAGAAGGTTTTTATAGACTTTTTTCAGAGGATTTTAATATTTATTATCCAGTGTTACAAGGAATTAGAAACTCATTGCTTCTAGCATCGATAACACCTATATTTGTGATTATATTTACCTATTTATTACTTAAAAATTTTACTAAAGTAACTAGCGCTATTGTATTTTCAACTATGGGATTTTCAAGTGCATTTTTAGGTATAGCTTTGATATATATAAATATACTTTATGATATAAAATTGTGGATACTTTTAGTTATAGGATATTTTTTAGTTACAGTTCCAGTGGCATACTCATTTATGTATCAATATGTGAGAGAGTTTCCAAAAGATATATTAGATTTAGCTAAGATTGACGCACTATCTCCTTTAAAAACATTTTTATTAGTAGAGTGTCCAATTTTAAAAAATATATTTTTAGGAACTTATTTGCAAATATTTGCAATAATTTTAGGGGAGTTTACAATATCATATTCTATGCAATTGGGAAGAGATTTTCCAACAATTGCTTTAGTAAACTACTCACTTTTTTCAGATAAAAAACTTTTAGAGGGAGCCGCACTTTCCTCTGTAAATATTATAATAGTTGTTGTATTATTTTATTTATCAAATAAAATTACAGAAAAAGAATAA
- a CDS encoding thiamine ABC transporter substrate-binding protein — protein sequence MKKTVLTGLFLMSLVSFGEEIVIYGPESMKWIETSAGEMFKEKTGTSIKYIPIDGVIPRMKLEKRNPKADVVVGLTDINYLEAKKDGLIKNYKPITAGNIAKEEFVIDKEWSVTPIDYGMLALNYNYDKINKDLKTFEELKNYPKELLVQDPRSFTGEAFMLWTIGVYGEDWLKFWESLKPSILTVSSGWSDSFAKFSVGEGAIMSGYASSSIYFYQDGNENKYKSYIPEEGGYVYLEGAALVNKKEIKKSAEEFLNFVLEPEFQKLALEKNYMFPVINYKLPEDYKYVPTTNKIVRLDAEYVNKNMENWKKQLIEVLKK from the coding sequence ATGAAGAAAACAGTTTTAACAGGATTATTTTTAATGAGTTTAGTGTCATTTGGGGAAGAGATTGTAATTTATGGTCCAGAGTCAATGAAGTGGATAGAAACTTCAGCTGGAGAGATGTTTAAAGAGAAAACAGGAACAAGTATAAAGTATATTCCCATAGATGGAGTTATACCTAGAATGAAATTAGAAAAAAGAAATCCAAAAGCAGATGTAGTTGTAGGGTTAACAGATATCAATTATTTAGAAGCGAAAAAAGATGGTCTTATAAAAAATTATAAACCAATAACAGCTGGAAATATAGCAAAAGAAGAGTTTGTTATAGATAAAGAGTGGTCTGTAACTCCAATTGATTATGGAATGTTAGCATTAAATTATAACTACGATAAGATAAATAAAGATTTAAAAACTTTTGAAGAATTAAAAAATTATCCAAAAGAACTACTGGTTCAAGATCCAAGAAGTTTTACAGGTGAAGCATTTATGCTTTGGACTATAGGAGTTTATGGAGAGGACTGGTTAAAATTCTGGGAAAGTTTAAAACCAAGTATTTTAACTGTTTCTTCTGGATGGTCTGATTCTTTTGCTAAATTCTCAGTTGGAGAGGGAGCTATAATGAGTGGGTACGCATCAAGTTCTATATATTTCTATCAAGATGGAAACGAAAACAAGTATAAAAGTTACATCCCAGAAGAGGGAGGATATGTATATTTAGAAGGAGCTGCCTTAGTAAATAAAAAAGAAATTAAAAAATCAGCAGAAGAGTTTTTAAATTTTGTTTTAGAACCAGAATTTCAAAAGTTAGCTCTTGAAAAAAATTATATGTTTCCTGTTATAAATTATAAACTTCCAGAAGATTATAAATATGTACCAACAACAAATAAAATAGTTAGATTAGATGCTGAGTATGTAAATAAAAATATGGAAAATTGGAAAAAGCAACTAATTGAGGTATTGAAAAAATAA
- a CDS encoding UvrD-helicase domain-containing protein: protein MKGIVLKASAGTGKTYRLSLEYLAALLKGENYKNILVMTFTKKATSEIQERVILFLEEMYRDTESSLYENLKKLYPEIDLSFENIRKVYYEVLDNKDRLKISTIDGFINNIFKNVIAPYLNIFSYEIIDDTENTEILLKCFEKIVENKNEFDRFKIFLQNRTERNIENYLDILKKLIDNRWKLILIGQSQSLNSKNEQNGDITIDKLIKHLTDAFLSIKEKKKDGKDLSDYMNKVIKWILEKDKSNHIDYAIDNWNEIIKSDKCWDGRRVKTTSKVDLDCEIEILQKAFIQLKEEISKEVFNREILTFEKEILYFIENLYSIYDDIKFTEKRFTHLDISSYMFQYIDKEDINLIKDGCITQYFKDIFDSEFKTVFIDEFQDTSVLQWRILKGLINSCENLICVGDEKQSIYGWRGGEKSLFENLPNIIGVKEETMSVSYRSCKNIVDFTNGVFNGVAETYEEIANLENHSYKWEFTPVDGKSDELGYFEVIRKQELEEDEVEEEENMVETMVDSIENNFQGNYGGIGIIARSNKQLNEIATALSDRKIPFVIDSSDSIIFHRAVNPIFKFLKFIVNRDIFSFLEFLRSDVVKIGNIELKNILENKETVEKYLFLKEEVILENNFDTLLNVLNRVKKIVDKGLVNRNFVLDIVEEFNIGQIFSGKSDLKNIFQFFEMSKEYENIFDFYNTLIDEKENPKFKQVSLEEEKAITLLSIHKSKGLEFETVYYFHQGQRKGLESGVQFHIDFKSPFIEIENFIFVDKKYEKVLNYLGDEYNFLKELEIKQEQEEINNIYVALTRAKKNLFLVMGENENKYLKNSIDGLFHVKCGKISRTEKNENAERLKNIELLNSIDFIEKGVDECEQPNRALLVDIVTEEKRRVGNAIHYYLEFIINNSLDEHKEARIRTYSKYASIIGEERLKNILDGDSFKKFFQDNPIIFSEEWDFIYPEYEIYDEGQLKRIDRIMIKKPTPSSNGKILVVDYKTGGINQAQLDEYIEIIKNHLSRLDEIENYNISGEFLEIKL, encoded by the coding sequence ATGAAAGGGATAGTTTTAAAAGCAAGTGCTGGAACAGGTAAAACATATAGACTATCTTTAGAATATTTAGCTGCTCTTTTAAAAGGGGAAAATTATAAAAATATTTTAGTAATGACTTTTACAAAGAAGGCTACTTCTGAAATTCAAGAGAGGGTAATTCTATTTTTAGAGGAGATGTATAGAGATACAGAATCTAGCTTATATGAAAATTTAAAGAAACTATATCCTGAGATAGATCTTTCTTTTGAAAATATTAGAAAAGTTTATTATGAAGTTTTAGATAATAAAGATAGACTTAAAATATCAACAATAGATGGTTTTATAAATAATATATTTAAAAATGTTATAGCTCCATATTTAAATATATTTTCGTATGAAATTATAGACGACACGGAAAATACAGAGATTTTATTAAAGTGTTTTGAAAAAATTGTAGAAAATAAAAATGAATTTGATCGATTTAAGATTTTTTTACAAAATAGAACAGAACGTAACATAGAAAATTATTTAGATATATTAAAAAAGCTAATTGATAATAGATGGAAACTTATATTAATAGGTCAATCTCAAAGTTTAAATAGTAAAAATGAGCAAAATGGAGATATAACTATTGATAAGTTAATTAAACATCTTACAGATGCATTTTTATCTATAAAAGAGAAGAAAAAAGATGGAAAAGATCTATCTGATTATATGAATAAAGTTATAAAATGGATTTTAGAAAAGGATAAATCAAATCATATAGATTATGCTATTGATAATTGGAATGAGATTATTAAAAGTGATAAGTGTTGGGATGGACGTAGAGTAAAAACAACATCTAAAGTTGATCTAGATTGTGAAATTGAAATTCTACAAAAGGCTTTTATACAGTTAAAAGAAGAGATATCAAAAGAAGTTTTTAATAGAGAAATCTTAACTTTTGAAAAAGAGATATTATATTTTATTGAAAACCTATATTCGATATATGATGATATAAAATTTACTGAAAAGCGATTTACACACTTGGATATAAGTAGCTATATGTTTCAGTATATAGATAAAGAGGATATAAATCTTATAAAAGATGGATGTATAACTCAATATTTCAAAGATATATTTGATAGTGAATTTAAAACAGTATTTATAGATGAATTTCAAGATACAAGTGTTCTTCAATGGAGAATTCTAAAAGGACTTATAAATAGCTGTGAAAATCTTATTTGTGTAGGTGATGAAAAGCAAAGTATATATGGTTGGAGAGGGGGAGAGAAATCTCTTTTTGAAAATTTACCAAATATAATTGGAGTAAAAGAGGAGACAATGAGTGTTTCTTACCGTAGTTGTAAAAATATAGTTGATTTTACAAATGGGGTTTTTAATGGAGTAGCTGAAACATATGAAGAGATAGCAAATTTAGAAAACCATTCTTATAAATGGGAATTTACTCCTGTAGACGGAAAGAGTGATGAACTTGGATATTTTGAAGTCATAAGAAAACAAGAACTAGAAGAAGACGAAGTTGAAGAAGAAGAAAACATGGTAGAAACTATGGTTGATTCAATAGAGAATAATTTCCAAGGGAACTATGGAGGAATTGGAATTATTGCAAGAAGCAATAAACAGTTAAATGAGATTGCAACAGCTTTAAGTGATAGAAAAATTCCATTTGTTATAGATTCTAGTGATTCTATAATTTTTCATAGAGCAGTTAATCCAATATTTAAATTTTTAAAATTTATTGTCAATAGAGATATATTTTCTTTTCTTGAATTTTTAAGAAGTGATGTTGTTAAAATAGGAAATATTGAACTTAAGAATATTTTAGAAAATAAAGAGACAGTAGAGAAATATCTTTTTCTAAAAGAAGAGGTTATTTTAGAAAATAATTTTGATACCCTTTTAAATGTTTTAAATAGAGTAAAAAAGATAGTTGATAAAGGATTAGTAAATAGAAATTTTGTTTTAGATATTGTAGAGGAGTTTAATATAGGTCAAATTTTTTCTGGAAAATCAGATCTAAAAAATATCTTTCAATTTTTTGAAATGTCTAAGGAATACGAAAATATATTTGATTTTTATAATACGTTGATAGATGAAAAAGAAAATCCTAAGTTTAAACAGGTGTCTTTAGAAGAGGAAAAAGCGATAACTCTTTTAAGTATACATAAATCAAAAGGATTAGAGTTTGAAACAGTTTATTATTTTCACCAAGGACAAAGAAAAGGGTTAGAAAGTGGAGTACAATTTCATATAGATTTTAAATCACCATTTATTGAAATAGAAAATTTTATATTTGTAGATAAAAAATATGAAAAAGTTTTAAATTATTTAGGAGATGAATATAATTTTTTAAAAGAGTTAGAAATAAAACAGGAGCAAGAAGAGATAAATAATATTTATGTTGCATTAACTAGAGCTAAAAAAAATCTATTTTTAGTTATGGGTGAAAATGAAAATAAATATTTAAAGAACTCAATAGATGGACTATTTCATGTAAAGTGTGGTAAAATTAGTAGAACTGAAAAAAATGAGAATGCAGAAAGACTAAAAAATATAGAACTTTTAAATTCAATAGATTTTATTGAAAAAGGTGTTGATGAGTGTGAACAACCTAATAGAGCTCTATTAGTAGATATAGTAACTGAGGAAAAGAGAAGAGTAGGAAATGCCATTCACTATTATTTAGAGTTTATTATAAATAATAGTTTAGATGAACATAAAGAAGCGAGAATAAGAACTTATTCAAAATATGCATCTATAATAGGAGAGGAAAGATTGAAAAATATCCTTGATGGAGATAGTTTTAAAAAATTCTTCCAAGATAACCCTATTATTTTCTCAGAAGAGTGGGATTTTATATACCCAGAATATGAAATATATGATGAAGGACAATTAAAAAGAATAGATAGAATTATGATAAAAAAACCAACACCAAGTAGCAATGGAAAAATTCTTGTAGTAGATTATAAAACTGGAGGAATAAACCAAGCTCAATTAGATGAGTATATTGAAATTATAAAAAATCATCTTTCAAGATTAGATGAGATAGAAAATTACAATATATCTGGTGAGTTTTTAGAAATTAAACTATAA
- a CDS encoding PD-(D/E)XK nuclease family protein, which translates to MKFEYISYGGSLIQGLKKDPSVVYVFSDYPLKNSQRKESKRNIFEPDPLYLTIDEFKSIAFSTDKIILSEAKRFVSLYNYMKKEFSEININNYFESIEFSDKFFKYYTDLNRSLCSDEIVLEEWQKKYFDIFTRFKSKYDIFLKERGYIPKDWVEDIRYLDLSTFKKYKKIVFVDIVNFTPLDKHIISKLEEFIEVVIRIQGDIGVFDEEKLELKDVYLPKTQKVDISILEVQDELELVGNLLDIMKMKNHMTNIFSPEAETNEYSKIFPNNFMRGSFYTLNDTKFFKFLNAQSELIGAMEPRMDNLIPIKKFLNGIKNLEMQEYYNISKEDMEYIYNQIDWDYKYIGQESNEKISQIYEDIIKVSKIENIDKFITYFNELLSLELFREKIYVDFYDKLQEYMGYAKTTEIMLEEKEIKSCFKNGGDILKFLLQYFNNVEIIRNDNSDGKYLIKPMENCKVIPSRESIFINLSTRYLPRTKRDTLYLTEKQKKDNGFPYYEKERKEEKYRFYQNILKNRFNTIIYIKNENSGEGISPILSEVLNRYKIQKLEKTVYSEDILEKLKEFRSAEIQSFVQSELFKNRDDFKNRQLNLGPYDYDILMKCEYRFYLNKVCGLNSFEKEDSLGISLKFLGTYVHEVFEKLTDKMWKKILNVSDYSITSEEVEELLYKSFYANRKRIPIYLDNYFIQILIPRFTRNVLKFYKEIENMYIEKKVKRIESEKNSKKEPFLKGDVEVTLNGRVDLVIETTTNNHIIDFKTGNKIDNQLDFYTIMLYGDETNALKSIYNAFEGNMENQDKIKLTKELLKERLIEFFKSSIYSLSEKKSGCLYCEYENICRREF; encoded by the coding sequence ATGAAATTTGAATATATAAGCTATGGGGGGTCTTTAATTCAGGGATTGAAAAAAGATCCCTCTGTTGTGTACGTATTCTCTGATTATCCCTTAAAAAATAGTCAGAGAAAAGAGAGTAAGAGAAATATTTTTGAACCAGATCCTCTTTACTTAACAATAGATGAATTTAAAAGTATAGCTTTTAGTACTGATAAAATAATTTTAAGCGAAGCTAAGAGGTTTGTAAGTTTATATAATTATATGAAAAAAGAGTTCTCAGAGATAAATATAAATAATTATTTTGAATCAATTGAGTTTTCAGATAAATTTTTTAAATATTACACTGATTTAAATAGAAGTTTATGCAGCGATGAAATAGTATTAGAAGAGTGGCAAAAAAAATATTTTGATATCTTTACAAGGTTTAAATCAAAGTATGATATTTTTTTAAAAGAGAGAGGTTATATTCCAAAAGATTGGGTTGAGGATATAAGATATCTAGACCTTTCAACATTTAAGAAATATAAGAAAATAGTTTTTGTTGATATAGTTAATTTTACTCCTTTAGATAAACATATAATTTCAAAATTAGAGGAGTTTATTGAAGTTGTTATTCGTATTCAGGGAGATATAGGGGTTTTTGATGAAGAAAAATTAGAATTAAAAGATGTATATCTTCCAAAAACTCAAAAAGTAGATATTTCTATATTAGAGGTTCAAGATGAATTAGAATTAGTGGGAAATCTTTTAGATATTATGAAGATGAAAAATCATATGACTAATATATTTTCTCCAGAAGCTGAGACAAATGAATATTCTAAAATTTTTCCAAACAACTTTATGAGAGGAAGTTTTTATACTTTAAATGATACAAAATTTTTTAAATTTTTAAATGCTCAAAGTGAACTTATAGGAGCTATGGAACCTAGAATGGATAATCTTATTCCTATTAAAAAATTTTTAAATGGAATTAAAAATTTAGAGATGCAAGAGTATTATAATATATCAAAAGAGGATATGGAGTATATTTATAATCAAATAGATTGGGATTATAAATATATTGGTCAAGAAAGTAACGAGAAAATATCTCAGATTTATGAAGATATTATAAAAGTATCTAAAATTGAAAATATAGATAAGTTTATTACTTACTTTAATGAATTGTTATCTTTAGAACTGTTTAGAGAAAAGATCTATGTGGATTTTTACGATAAACTACAAGAATATATGGGCTATGCAAAAACTACAGAGATAATGTTAGAAGAAAAAGAGATAAAAAGTTGTTTTAAAAATGGTGGAGATATATTGAAGTTTTTACTTCAATACTTTAATAATGTTGAGATTATAAGAAATGATAATAGTGATGGAAAATATCTTATAAAACCAATGGAAAATTGTAAAGTTATACCATCAAGAGAATCAATTTTTATAAACTTGAGTACAAGGTATCTTCCAAGAACAAAAAGAGATACTCTTTATTTGACAGAGAAACAAAAAAAAGATAATGGATTTCCATATTACGAAAAGGAAAGAAAAGAGGAGAAATATCGATTTTATCAAAATATTTTAAAAAACAGGTTTAATACAATTATTTATATAAAAAATGAAAATAGCGGTGAGGGAATATCACCAATACTTTCTGAAGTTCTAAATAGATATAAAATACAAAAGCTTGAAAAAACAGTTTATAGTGAAGATATTTTAGAAAAATTAAAAGAGTTTAGATCTGCTGAGATACAAAGTTTTGTGCAAAGTGAGCTATTTAAAAATAGAGATGATTTTAAAAATAGACAGTTAAATTTAGGGCCTTATGACTATGATATTTTAATGAAGTGTGAATATCGATTTTATTTAAATAAAGTTTGTGGTTTAAACTCATTTGAAAAAGAGGATTCTTTAGGGATATCACTTAAATTTTTAGGAACTTACGTCCATGAGGTATTTGAAAAACTAACAGATAAAATGTGGAAAAAAATATTAAATGTATCGGATTATTCAATTACTTCTGAAGAAGTTGAGGAGTTGTTATATAAAAGTTTTTATGCCAACAGAAAAAGAATACCAATTTATTTAGATAATTATTTTATTCAGATATTGATACCTCGTTTTACAAGAAATGTTCTAAAATTTTATAAAGAGATAGAGAATATGTATATTGAAAAGAAAGTTAAACGTATAGAAAGTGAAAAAAATAGTAAAAAAGAGCCTTTTTTAAAAGGGGATGTAGAAGTTACCTTAAATGGTAGAGTTGACCTAGTTATTGAAACAACAACAAATAATCATATTATAGATTTTAAAACGGGAAATAAAATAGATAATCAGTTAGATTTTTATACTATTATGCTATACGGAGATGAAACTAATGCATTAAAATCTATATACAATGCTTTTGAAGGTAATATGGAGAATCAAGATAAAATAAAATTAACTAAAGAGCTTTTAAAAGAAAGACTAATAGAGTTTTTTAAAAGTTCTATATATTCATTAAGTGAGAAAAAAAGTGGATGTTTATATTGTGAATATGAAAATATCTGTAGGAGGGAGTTTTAG
- a CDS encoding molybdenum cofactor biosynthesis protein B, producing the protein MIRVAIVTLSDKGSRGERVDVTGQKLKEIFEKHLSYETVYYNMLPDTYEEICEELKKLADEDIADLIVTNGGTGFSKRDVTPEATLAVIEREAQGVAEYMRAKSFEITPKAMLSRARCGIRKGSIILNLPGSPKGATENLNFVIDALVHGIEILKGAAVECATPIKK; encoded by the coding sequence ATGATAAGAGTAGCTATAGTAACACTAAGTGACAAAGGATCAAGAGGAGAGAGAGTAGACGTAACTGGTCAAAAGTTGAAAGAGATATTTGAAAAACATTTAAGTTACGAAACGGTTTACTACAATATGCTTCCTGATACTTACGAAGAGATTTGTGAAGAGTTAAAAAAATTGGCAGATGAGGATATAGCTGATTTAATAGTTACCAATGGAGGAACTGGATTTTCTAAAAGAGATGTAACTCCAGAAGCTACTCTTGCAGTAATTGAGAGAGAGGCTCAAGGAGTAGCTGAATATATGAGAGCTAAATCTTTTGAAATAACACCAAAAGCTATGTTAAGTAGAGCAAGATGTGGAATAAGAAAAGGAAGTATAATCTTAAATCTTCCAGGAAGTCCAAAAGGAGCTACTGAAAATTTAAATTTTGTAATAGACGCATTAGTTCATGGAATTGAAATATTAAAAGGTGCAGCTGTAGAGTGTGCAACACCTATTAAAAAATAG
- the cls gene encoding cardiolipin synthase, whose amino-acid sequence MKEIFIALKDYLGFVNIVFACIVIFFERRRPVFTLFWITILLLTSYFGFIMYLFFGISFKKRRALSKYYLKNSHDYLKNLNKKSMVSIKKWIGLSRYLDGVLLGKMTHNNSFTFYPEAKYYFESLTLAIKNSKKSIYMEYYIFDDDEVGKPIYDLLLEKVKEGIEIKIIVDGAGTRGVSKKRIKQLRESGIMFEVFFPSYFPFVKVGNLRANYRDHRKIALIDNKICFSGGLNIGKDYVGKGRLGNWQDIGFSLKGEAIIDYLHEFERSWKFLKKDTTDIFQTITFDKNDHNVTPIQVVSSGPNYEFHTIKDTFLSLIVKAEKSIHIETPYFIPDEPILDALKVALVSGIKVKIIIPSVGDHAFVYWANQYFYGELIELGAEIYKYKYGFIHSKLVVIDGEIAFIGTANFDYRSMYQNFEISLLILGNNITELENRIENDILNSKKVTLEDYKNRGKKDRVLESISKLMAPIL is encoded by the coding sequence ATGAAAGAGATATTCATAGCATTAAAGGACTACTTAGGTTTTGTTAATATTGTATTTGCATGTATCGTTATATTTTTTGAAAGAAGAAGACCTGTTTTTACGTTGTTTTGGATAACAATATTATTGTTAACATCTTATTTTGGATTTATAATGTATCTATTTTTTGGTATTAGCTTTAAAAAACGTAGAGCTTTATCAAAATATTACCTTAAAAATAGTCATGATTATTTAAAAAATTTAAATAAAAAATCTATGGTTAGTATTAAAAAATGGATAGGATTAAGCAGATATTTAGATGGTGTTCTTTTAGGTAAGATGACACATAACAATAGTTTTACATTTTATCCTGAAGCTAAGTATTATTTTGAAAGTTTAACTCTGGCTATAAAAAATTCAAAAAAATCTATATATATGGAGTATTATATATTTGATGATGACGAGGTTGGAAAACCTATATATGATTTACTTTTAGAAAAAGTTAAAGAAGGGATAGAAATAAAAATAATTGTTGATGGGGCAGGAACAAGAGGAGTCTCAAAAAAAAGAATTAAACAATTGAGAGAATCAGGAATAATGTTTGAAGTTTTCTTTCCTTCGTACTTTCCTTTTGTAAAAGTTGGAAATCTAAGAGCAAACTATAGAGATCATAGAAAAATTGCTCTTATCGATAATAAAATATGTTTTTCTGGCGGATTAAATATAGGTAAAGACTATGTAGGAAAAGGACGTTTAGGAAATTGGCAAGATATAGGATTCTCTTTAAAAGGAGAAGCTATAATAGATTATCTTCATGAGTTTGAAAGAAGTTGGAAATTTTTAAAAAAGGATACCACAGATATATTTCAAACAATAACTTTTGATAAGAATGATCACAATGTAACTCCGATTCAAGTTGTAAGTTCAGGGCCAAACTATGAATTTCATACTATAAAAGATACGTTTTTGAGCCTTATCGTAAAAGCAGAAAAAAGTATTCATATAGAAACACCTTATTTTATACCTGATGAACCGATTTTAGATGCTTTAAAAGTAGCTTTAGTATCAGGCATAAAAGTTAAAATTATTATTCCAAGCGTAGGTGATCATGCTTTTGTATATTGGGCTAATCAGTATTTTTATGGAGAGTTAATAGAACTTGGAGCTGAGATATATAAGTATAAGTATGGATTTATACATAGTAAATTAGTTGTTATAGATGGGGAGATTGCTTTTATAGGAACAGCAAATTTTGATTATAGAAGTATGTATCAAAATTTTGAAATAAGTCTTTTAATCTTAGGAAACAATATAACTGAACTAGAAAATAGAATTGAAAATGATATATTAAACTCTAAAAAAGTAACTTTAGAGGATTATAAAAATAGAGGTAAAAAAGATAGAGTGCTTGAATCTATATCAAAATTGATGGCACCAATATTATAA